The genomic segment CGCACCCAGCGCGGTGCGTCGCCCGCCGCCGCGGCATCCATCGCGTTGTCGATGAGGTTGCCGACGACCGACACCGCGTCCACCGGCGAGAGCGCGCTGCGGGGAGCATCGGGATCGATGTCGGCCGACCACTCGATCCCGCGCTCCCGAGCCTGCGCCGCCTTACCCAGCAGGAGGGCCCCCACGGTCGGATCGCCGCCGCGGCGCGCCGCGACCTGATCCACGAGCTCCTGGCTCTGGCGTGAGGTCTCCGTCAGGATCTCGACGGCTTCGCGCGTGCGGCCGAGCTCCAGCAGCGACACCGCGGTGTGCATGCGGTTGCCGTGCTCGTGGGTCTGCGCGCGCAGCGCCTCACCGAGCGTACGCACCGACTCGTACGACGCAACGGCGTCGCGGATGGTGCCGGCGGGCAGATCGCCGGCAACCTGCCGCGTGGAGCGACGGGCCAGCCAGGCTCCCACGAGTCCGGCGGCCAGGAGTGCGAGCGCGATCGAGAGCACGAAGGGGAGCCGGGGGAGGATGTCGGACCAGATGCTGCCGACGGTCACGCCGACCGAGACCCAGCCGACGAGGTCACCCGCGCGCGTGACCGGGACGATGGTGCGCACCGAGGGTCCGAGCGTCCCCGTGAACTCCTCGGTGACCGCTGCCCGTTGGGCGGGGATCGTGCCGAGATACGGGCGGCCGATCTCGTCGGGGTTCCGGTGGGTGACGCGGATGCCGTCGGGCGTCATGATCGTCACGAAGTCGACACCCGTCCGCGCCCTGACGTCCTCGGCCACAGGCTGCAGGCGGGCCGAGGACTCGGGAGCGGCGAGGGCGGCTCCCACCTCCGGCAGAGCCGACAGGGATGCGGCGACCGCACGCGTGACCTCCTCGGCCTCGCTGCGCTCGGAGCGCTCCGCGTCCAGCACGAGCACGGCGGCGAGGGCGGCGACGATGACCGCGGCGGAGAGCGCGACCACCGCGAAGACCCGGGATGCCGCACTCGTGCGCTCCGTCCTCGATGACATGGCTCTCCTCGTCGATTCCGCCGGGTTCCATCCTCGCGCCTGAGCCGGCTCGGACCGAGCGTCGGACCGCGACCAATACGACCACAAGTCGACCCGGCGACAGCGACGTCGCACGCTGTGGTCACGCCGCGGACGTCCCCGGCACCGCAGACACACACTCGTTCACCCGCAGGAGGCAAAGATGGCTCTCTCGACCCGGACCACGTCGTTCGCACTTCCCGGCTTCAACTCCCGGCGCGGCAAGCAGGCGTGGGACAAGCACACCTGGCTCTACATCTCGGTCATCGTCGCCGTGGTGCTGGGCGCGGTCGTCGGCCTCATCTGGCCCGACGTCGGCGTGGCGCTCAAGCCCCTCGGCGAGGGGTTCGTCGCCCTCATCAAGATGATGATCGCGCCCATCATCTTCTGCACCATCGTGGTGGGCGTCGGCTCCATCGCCAAGGCCGCCACGGTCGGCAGGATCGGCGGACTGGCGCTGCTGTACTTCATGGTGATGTCGACGTTCGCGCTCGCCATCGGCCTCGTGGTCGGCAACCTCCTCCACCCGGGTGAGGGCCTGAACATGACCAGCGCCAGCTACGAGTCCACGGCGGAGGCCAAGACCACCCAGGAGTTCATCCTCGGCATCATCCCGACGACGTTCTTCTCCGCCTTCACCGGCGAGAGCGTCCTCCAGGTGCTGTTCATCGCGCTCCTCGTCGGATTCGCGCTCCAGCAGATGGGCGACAAGGGCACTCCCATCATGAATGCGGTCAAGCACCTCCAGGCGCTCGTCTTCCGCATCCTCGGCATGATCCTGTGGCTCGCGCCGCTCGGCGCCTTCGGCGCCATCGCGGCGGTGGTGGGCAACACCGGCATCGCGGCGATCTGGGCGCTGGGCACGTTGATGATCGCGTTCTACATCACGTGCGCGGTGTTCATCGTCGGGATCCTCGGCACGCTGCTTTACGCCGTGGCCCGGGTGAACCTCTTCAGCCTCATGAAGTACCTGGCGCGCGAGTACCTGCTGATCGTCGGCACCTCGTCCTCCGAGTCGGCGCTGCCGCGTCTCATCGCCAAGCTCGAGCACCTCGGCGTCTCCAAGCCGGTGGTGGGCATCACCGTGCCGACCGGCTACTCGTTCAACCTCGACGGGACGGCGATCTACCTGACGATGGCGTCGCTGTTCATCGCCAGCGGCATGGGCGCTCCGATGTCGATCGGCGAGCAGATCGGCCTGCTGGTCTTCATGATCATCGCCTCCAAGGGCGCCGCCGGCGTCACCGGCGCGGGCCTGGCCACGCTCGCCGGCGGTCTGCAGGCCTACCGCCCCGACCTGGTGAACGGCGTCGGAGTGATCGTCGGCATCGACCGGTTCATGTCGGAGGGCCGCGCCCTCACGAACTTCACGGGCAACGCCGTGGCCACGGTGCTGATCGGGACCTGGACCAAGGAGTTCGACGCCGCGCGAGCCCGTCGCGTGCTGGCCGGGGAGCTGCCGTTCGACGAGACCACCCTTTCCGGACACGACCACGACGGGATGTCCTCATCGGCCGACGCTGTCGGCGTGCAGGGGCTCGAGGAGGCCGCGATCAGCGAGGCAGAGGCCCGTGAGAAGCGCGCGCGCGAGCGCGAAGCGATCCTCTCGCGCTGAGCGGCGGCCGAGGAGACAGGGTGAAGGACGGGTGCGATCGATCGCACCCGTCCTTCCCCGTCCTCACTCGTTGGGATCGAGCTCGCCCGCCTCGATCGCCGATTCGCGCTCCTCGAGCTCGAACTCGTCGACCTCGTCCTCGACGGCCTCCAGCGGGTCGAGGGTCGGCGGTGGCAGCTCGAGTTCGACGTCGTCGTCGACGGGCACGTCGCGGTCGTCGTCGGGAATGCGCTCTCGGAAGTCGCTCATGTCGGGCTCGCTGT from the Microbacterium atlanticum genome contains:
- a CDS encoding ATP-binding protein, translated to MSSRTERTSAASRVFAVVALSAAVIVAALAAVLVLDAERSERSEAEEVTRAVAASLSALPEVGAALAAPESSARLQPVAEDVRARTGVDFVTIMTPDGIRVTHRNPDEIGRPYLGTIPAQRAAVTEEFTGTLGPSVRTIVPVTRAGDLVGWVSVGVTVGSIWSDILPRLPFVLSIALALLAAGLVGAWLARRSTRQVAGDLPAGTIRDAVASYESVRTLGEALRAQTHEHGNRMHTAVSLLELGRTREAVEILTETSRQSQELVDQVAARRGGDPTVGALLLGKAAQARERGIEWSADIDPDAPRSALSPVDAVSVVGNLIDNAMDAAAAGDAPRWVRVVFAAASTSPPALRLEVADSGAGVPAALRDRIFEHGFSTKPGGAAGRGVGLALVRSIVVGAGGTVTLQDDPTTFVVTLPAGRSS
- a CDS encoding cation:dicarboxylate symporter family transporter — encoded protein: MALSTRTTSFALPGFNSRRGKQAWDKHTWLYISVIVAVVLGAVVGLIWPDVGVALKPLGEGFVALIKMMIAPIIFCTIVVGVGSIAKAATVGRIGGLALLYFMVMSTFALAIGLVVGNLLHPGEGLNMTSASYESTAEAKTTQEFILGIIPTTFFSAFTGESVLQVLFIALLVGFALQQMGDKGTPIMNAVKHLQALVFRILGMILWLAPLGAFGAIAAVVGNTGIAAIWALGTLMIAFYITCAVFIVGILGTLLYAVARVNLFSLMKYLAREYLLIVGTSSSESALPRLIAKLEHLGVSKPVVGITVPTGYSFNLDGTAIYLTMASLFIASGMGAPMSIGEQIGLLVFMIIASKGAAGVTGAGLATLAGGLQAYRPDLVNGVGVIVGIDRFMSEGRALTNFTGNAVATVLIGTWTKEFDAARARRVLAGELPFDETTLSGHDHDGMSSSADAVGVQGLEEAAISEAEAREKRAREREAILSR